Proteins encoded in a region of the Stieleria neptunia genome:
- a CDS encoding DUF1559 family PulG-like putative transporter encodes MSRLRKSGFTLIELLVVIAIISLLAALALPALTKAREAARRTQCSSNLRQFGIGMYTFSDRDPLGRMCTGASDFERDGDMDTYGWVADLVNTGSAIPGDMLCPSNPAKASEKLNDLLGVSSSGNLAGIGPSAGNSWTRMRAGAGAELYDASGVANYDGAGDLTTAVTVGATTFTTISGYVGGTYVDEGYMTNYAAGYFLVRVAPIMQYASGEILSAANGNFKERADTSGPLMASVLDRSRIATSSIPLLGDAGPGDVDEAILRLDVPNTKEELPRGMLLSEAFNDGPAYLSTANNRLILLNGGVSMVNQINCERGAPSTINCGLASGNDDTTPSGYYLQDTRDWFAIHSGGCNILMGDGSVQLFYDSNGDGYLNPGFPIDDTQTDFSGVGYSSSEVELQPAEMFNGLFIDESSFKGQFEES; translated from the coding sequence ATGTCGCGTCTGCGAAAGTCAGGATTCACCCTGATCGAACTGTTGGTGGTGATCGCCATCATCTCCCTGCTGGCCGCCCTGGCGTTGCCGGCTCTGACGAAGGCTCGTGAAGCCGCTCGCCGCACCCAGTGCTCGAGCAACCTGCGTCAGTTCGGCATCGGAATGTACACGTTCTCCGACCGAGACCCATTGGGCCGCATGTGCACCGGTGCATCGGACTTTGAACGTGACGGTGACATGGACACCTACGGCTGGGTCGCCGACCTGGTCAACACCGGATCGGCCATCCCCGGTGACATGCTGTGCCCCAGCAACCCCGCCAAGGCATCGGAAAAGTTGAATGACTTGCTGGGCGTTTCTTCGTCAGGAAACCTGGCCGGAATCGGCCCCTCGGCGGGAAATTCCTGGACGCGTATGCGAGCCGGTGCAGGCGCGGAGTTGTACGACGCGTCGGGAGTCGCAAACTACGACGGTGCGGGTGACCTGACCACTGCGGTCACCGTCGGTGCGACCACGTTTACGACGATTTCGGGATACGTCGGAGGCACGTACGTCGACGAAGGCTACATGACCAACTACGCCGCGGGATACTTCCTGGTGCGTGTTGCGCCGATCATGCAGTACGCCAGCGGTGAGATTCTGTCTGCCGCCAACGGGAACTTTAAAGAGCGGGCTGACACCAGTGGGCCGTTGATGGCCTCCGTGCTCGATCGCAGTCGCATTGCGACCAGCAGCATTCCATTGCTCGGCGATGCCGGTCCCGGCGATGTCGATGAAGCCATCCTCCGTCTGGACGTTCCGAACACCAAAGAAGAGCTTCCCCGCGGGATGCTGCTGTCCGAAGCGTTCAATGACGGTCCCGCCTACTTGTCGACGGCCAACAACCGTTTGATCTTGCTCAACGGCGGAGTCTCGATGGTGAACCAAATCAACTGCGAACGGGGCGCGCCGTCCACCATCAATTGCGGGCTGGCCAGCGGCAATGACGACACAACGCCATCGGGTTACTACTTGCAAGACACTCGTGACTGGTTCGCCATTCACAGCGGTGGATGCAACATCCTGATGGGTGACGGATCGGTGCAGTTGTTCTACGACAGCAACGGCGACGGTTACCTGAATCCAGGATTCCCGATCGACGATACCCAGACCGATTTCTCGGGCGTTGGCTACTCCAGCTCGGAAGTCGAGCTTCAACCGGCCGAAATGTTCAACGGCTTGTTCATCGACGAAAGCTCCTTCAAGGGCCAATTCGAAGAAAGCTGA
- a CDS encoding P-II family nitrogen regulator produces the protein MKLIIAIIQPTKLEAVKEALTQVDVHRLTVLDCQGFGRQKGQTGNYRGTEFSVNLLRKVQLQIAVNEEFVKPTIEAILTGGRSGDSGEIGDGKIFVLPMDDCIRIRTGETGNEAI, from the coding sequence GTGAAACTGATCATTGCCATCATCCAACCGACCAAGCTTGAAGCCGTCAAAGAAGCCTTGACGCAGGTCGACGTGCATCGCTTGACCGTGCTCGACTGCCAAGGATTCGGCCGCCAGAAAGGACAAACCGGCAATTACCGCGGCACCGAATTCAGCGTCAACCTGCTCCGCAAGGTGCAACTGCAGATCGCGGTCAACGAAGAGTTCGTCAAACCGACGATCGAAGCGATCCTGACCGGGGGACGAAGCGGTGACTCCGGCGAGATCGGCGACGGCAAAATCTTCGTCCTGCCGATGGACGACTGCATCCGCATCCGCACCGGCGAAACCGGCAACGAAGCGATCTAA
- a CDS encoding Ig-like domain-containing protein, translated as MHLNQFTKRLIFFGVAVIGFASFTFALSQAVSYKPWGVPDSRRDDYDRLVAELDDQAELRDTYAARAKPMARAWPSQHDFGWVRPGEVLRQVFRIENAGDQELQVKVRNTSSDRVTAELTNELLAPGEVAQCTVEMTAAAEPMTRPARETVTLTTNDPFNRTLTLAVQSQQRKELVFPSQIGFESHDIGRAAMAECLVYSQLGHDLKILDVSCDNFDVEWVAVPEQSAIEQLEGKSATVAKRLTIEIESNDYGSYTGVFDLALELDGVAKQVQIEFGGRVRPPIGFYGPIVDRRTGIDFGTVDSREQHDLYVVVRSRADRSRKIAVLDVEPKELQAELEPLETEGSYRLRISIPKDCPYRRFNLAEQHGYVQIGDPEMKSYSNWLPVYGVVGRFESE; from the coding sequence GTGCATCTCAATCAATTCACTAAACGGCTGATCTTCTTTGGCGTAGCCGTCATCGGATTCGCGTCGTTCACCTTCGCGCTCAGCCAAGCCGTCAGCTACAAGCCGTGGGGCGTCCCCGACAGTCGCCGGGATGACTATGACCGGCTCGTCGCCGAGCTGGACGATCAGGCTGAACTGCGCGACACCTACGCAGCCAGGGCCAAGCCGATGGCACGGGCTTGGCCCTCACAGCATGACTTCGGCTGGGTTCGGCCGGGTGAAGTCCTGCGACAGGTGTTTCGGATCGAGAACGCGGGTGATCAGGAGCTACAGGTAAAAGTACGGAACACCAGTTCCGATCGCGTGACGGCCGAATTGACCAATGAATTGCTGGCACCTGGCGAAGTGGCTCAATGCACCGTGGAGATGACGGCGGCGGCAGAGCCGATGACAAGACCTGCCCGTGAGACAGTAACGCTGACGACCAACGATCCATTCAACAGAACGTTGACGCTTGCCGTTCAAAGTCAACAAAGAAAAGAGCTGGTGTTTCCATCACAAATCGGATTCGAAAGCCATGACATCGGTCGGGCGGCGATGGCCGAGTGTCTGGTGTACAGCCAGCTGGGCCATGACTTGAAAATTCTCGACGTCTCGTGTGACAACTTTGATGTGGAGTGGGTTGCGGTCCCTGAACAGTCGGCGATCGAACAACTCGAGGGGAAGTCCGCGACGGTTGCCAAGCGTCTGACCATCGAGATCGAATCAAACGACTACGGCAGCTATACCGGCGTGTTCGATCTCGCTCTCGAGCTGGACGGTGTCGCCAAACAAGTTCAGATCGAATTCGGGGGTCGCGTTCGACCGCCGATCGGATTCTATGGACCGATCGTGGACCGGCGTACCGGAATCGATTTCGGGACCGTTGATAGCAGAGAGCAACATGACTTGTACGTGGTCGTCCGTTCGCGGGCGGATCGATCGCGAAAAATCGCCGTCTTGGATGTTGAACCGAAGGAGTTGCAGGCGGAACTCGAACCCCTGGAGACGGAGGGAAGTTATCGACTTCGCATCTCGATCCCCAAGGACTGTCCGTACCGGCGTTTCAATTTGGCAGAGCAGCACGGATACGTTCAGATCGGTGACCCTGAGATGAAGTCGTATTCCAATTGGTTGCCCGTGTACGGGGTCGTGGGGCGATTTGAATCCGAGTGA
- the pilM gene encoding pilus assembly protein PilM, whose product MEGKIADAINAAKERDFDKSKGILAVVTREKDYRFKEVIAHAKTAQQKIDLIAEQECGSASERIAAAQQAYDVGDSARVVELLSSLSSKLLTPEAKSQLQRSTTLLEQLKTAEQSLHEAFQKRDWTTSGVVLDQLLELQPDDPSVAKLAQKVGKKLIAKATTLRQTHKYAAAAEVLDCVPAIARGQEYLNLNETVQRVVWLANQFNGEPFATPTLGRIAKQWLAESDGDPRARKMIERISGRIKGPKSTSRDLFACLDATERSWVGGPLGVLAFPKSIDFGDHAAFRSSAGQFNVALGLALQGLGLGLVKEDFSPKKGLLKRLGRKKADRCWGLDLGATGIKAVCLESDGDERPKLVECHKLAIETPLTRSTDDSKLDQQIRTTMETFLQEHEIEGTPVWVSFPARELVSRFVKLPPVADKQVKTLFEKEVESRIPLPMDEVACVNWIGPFPDDQLTAIGRPAFVSAAKKQFVDRYLENLGLAGLNVSGLQATPIALLNFAAVEFADLIALDREDDDDLELKLPTVSLFDCGAETTTALLLSGASCWFWSFESGGNEFTRLVSRATKTTHGEAEKLKRNPASLQHPESQFEMVEQRIEEMHGRLRKITSDTIAGHDEIDVKQSWCCGGGVLTHGWIKRILCDRKDK is encoded by the coding sequence TTGGAAGGGAAGATCGCCGATGCGATCAACGCCGCAAAAGAACGTGATTTCGACAAGTCGAAGGGGATTCTGGCAGTCGTCACCCGCGAGAAGGACTATCGATTCAAGGAGGTGATTGCCCACGCCAAAACGGCACAACAAAAAATTGATCTGATCGCCGAACAAGAGTGCGGGTCCGCTTCGGAACGCATTGCAGCGGCCCAGCAGGCGTACGACGTAGGCGATTCGGCTCGCGTCGTCGAACTCCTCAGCTCGTTGTCGTCAAAACTGCTGACGCCGGAAGCGAAGAGCCAGCTGCAGCGATCGACGACGCTGCTGGAACAACTTAAGACAGCGGAACAATCACTACACGAGGCGTTTCAGAAACGCGACTGGACCACATCGGGAGTCGTTCTGGATCAATTGCTGGAACTTCAACCGGATGATCCGTCGGTCGCAAAACTGGCCCAGAAGGTGGGCAAGAAACTGATCGCAAAAGCCACCACACTTCGCCAGACGCATAAGTACGCGGCGGCTGCGGAGGTGCTGGACTGTGTCCCGGCAATTGCCCGGGGACAGGAATACCTAAACCTGAACGAGACCGTCCAACGAGTGGTCTGGCTCGCGAACCAGTTCAATGGCGAACCGTTTGCGACGCCGACATTGGGAAGGATTGCCAAACAGTGGCTGGCAGAATCCGATGGTGATCCGCGTGCCCGCAAGATGATCGAACGCATCAGCGGGCGAATCAAGGGTCCCAAGTCCACCTCTCGCGATCTTTTTGCTTGCCTGGACGCAACGGAACGGAGTTGGGTCGGCGGACCGCTGGGGGTCTTGGCATTTCCAAAGAGCATCGATTTCGGCGATCACGCCGCGTTTCGATCGTCCGCGGGCCAGTTCAACGTCGCACTCGGCCTCGCACTACAAGGTCTCGGGCTAGGACTTGTCAAAGAAGACTTTTCACCCAAGAAAGGGTTGCTCAAACGACTCGGGCGAAAGAAGGCGGATCGATGTTGGGGACTGGATCTCGGTGCAACGGGCATCAAAGCCGTTTGTCTGGAGTCGGATGGTGACGAGCGGCCAAAACTGGTGGAATGCCATAAGCTGGCGATTGAGACTCCGCTGACGCGGAGCACCGACGATTCCAAGCTCGATCAACAGATTCGCACGACAATGGAAACTTTTCTGCAAGAGCATGAGATTGAAGGAACGCCCGTTTGGGTCAGCTTTCCGGCACGCGAATTGGTTTCCCGTTTCGTCAAATTGCCCCCCGTCGCCGACAAGCAGGTCAAAACACTTTTCGAGAAAGAAGTGGAGTCACGGATCCCGCTTCCGATGGACGAAGTCGCCTGTGTCAACTGGATCGGGCCCTTCCCCGACGATCAGCTGACCGCGATCGGTCGCCCCGCTTTTGTCTCAGCGGCCAAGAAACAATTTGTGGATCGGTATCTAGAGAACCTTGGCCTTGCCGGGCTGAATGTCAGCGGTCTGCAGGCAACGCCGATCGCCCTCTTGAATTTTGCGGCAGTTGAGTTCGCCGATCTGATCGCGCTCGATCGAGAAGATGACGATGATTTGGAATTGAAACTGCCAACGGTCAGTTTGTTTGACTGTGGTGCCGAAACGACCACCGCACTCTTGCTCAGCGGTGCGTCGTGTTGGTTCTGGTCATTCGAATCCGGCGGAAACGAATTCACACGGCTGGTCAGTCGAGCGACGAAAACGACACATGGTGAAGCTGAAAAACTGAAACGCAATCCGGCATCACTTCAGCACCCCGAATCGCAATTCGAGATGGTGGAACAACGCATTGAAGAAATGCATGGCAGACTCCGAAAAATCACATCCGATACGATCGCCGGTCACGATGAAATTGACGTCAAACAGTCTTGGTGCTGTGGCGGCGGAGTCCTCACCCATGGCTGGATCAAACGAATCTTATGCGACCGCAAAGACAAATGA
- a CDS encoding DUF3127 domain-containing protein, whose product MSDPSVTGVVHLIEETKTYGSKGFRKRLVVLEQDKGSFTNFVPVEFTRDSCDSVDEMNEGDEVEITYRLNGRRWQKDANSEVKFFVNVEATSFKITGNANPADAMSERVTDPNAAFDEASEEDAPF is encoded by the coding sequence ATGAGCGATCCATCCGTCACCGGCGTTGTCCATTTGATCGAAGAAACCAAGACGTATGGCAGCAAGGGGTTTCGCAAACGATTGGTGGTGCTGGAGCAGGACAAGGGCAGCTTCACCAATTTTGTGCCGGTCGAATTCACCCGTGATTCCTGTGACTCGGTCGACGAGATGAACGAAGGTGATGAGGTCGAGATCACGTATCGGTTGAACGGACGGCGTTGGCAAAAAGACGCCAACAGCGAAGTCAAATTCTTCGTCAACGTCGAAGCGACCTCGTTCAAGATCACCGGGAACGCCAACCCGGCCGACGCGATGAGCGAGCGGGTGACCGACCCCAACGCGGCGTTCGACGAGGCCAGCGAAGAAGACGCCCCGTTCTAG
- a CDS encoding DUF1559 family PulG-like putative transporter produces MMMNFQRDRRFSLIATHLSILIACCVSGCGESQQDLFMKHAQRDRGTSTKDEAKAPKATPDAKAKPPTHQVVSKQSPKVVDTSVSVSPAVPLDTPSTATDDPSDTQSLEEIVGITPISRRKPETELTVAQRRRRAFENLQKINDALLAYQDKNQRYPRTYHQNAGGVPTLSWRVELLPYLGYEELYKRFDFDRAWNMQPNKDLLQFIPDEYVSPERFDEKTNFVLPASPPFIFGENRSISQSMIDDGPENTIMLLEINDAHAVNWTEPKDFLPKSTMQMSPYVGKLRVDGTFALWANGFPVLLEKSLNDQQLFRAMSYEKSDGLRARDIHRAITVEEFEEDPDLDDSLSDQDLQPQVAEAERVPVGADLPTMIDDVTIAREPVPSAVQLGEAQEKLRRIYSDQLAKATKPDQKGKLAAELIDTAAGMDADPAGAFVLQRAALRLAIEAADGDTLIDAIDQRVARFEVDSFRENLKWIQAFGEETASRDASTVDGDGMLKRALPVIYAGIRENEYMFASSVARIANRFAGNNREDQISRLLTRLRTQLGSAKREYEQSVDDLHRFRINPDDVAAGAAFGSFLCFIKGDWKTGLPLVAEGKGGDLVEVARMDLRGASRTTDQIAIADAWWELSRRGSGAYRQGAEDRAVMWYSQALGRLPASLDRIHVENRLKEADETDGRSPIALCVQLADELGVDLSQSLTSIAVKGGRAARHNEDD; encoded by the coding sequence ATGATGATGAATTTCCAACGTGACCGACGTTTCTCACTGATCGCAACGCACTTGTCGATCTTGATCGCTTGCTGTGTGTCAGGATGTGGCGAAAGCCAGCAAGATCTGTTCATGAAACATGCCCAACGTGATCGGGGGACTTCAACGAAGGACGAGGCCAAGGCGCCCAAGGCGACGCCCGACGCAAAAGCCAAGCCGCCAACGCACCAAGTTGTTTCGAAGCAAAGTCCAAAAGTCGTTGACACCAGTGTTTCGGTCTCGCCAGCCGTCCCGCTCGACACGCCGTCGACGGCGACGGACGATCCGTCGGACACCCAAAGCTTGGAAGAAATCGTCGGCATCACGCCGATTTCCCGCCGCAAACCGGAAACAGAACTGACCGTCGCCCAGCGACGACGTCGTGCCTTTGAAAACCTGCAAAAAATCAACGACGCGCTGCTTGCCTACCAGGACAAAAACCAACGCTACCCTCGAACCTATCACCAGAATGCGGGAGGTGTCCCGACGCTGTCGTGGAGGGTCGAGTTGCTACCGTACCTCGGATACGAAGAGCTTTACAAACGCTTTGATTTTGATCGCGCCTGGAACATGCAGCCCAACAAGGACCTGCTGCAATTCATCCCGGATGAATACGTTTCACCAGAACGCTTTGATGAAAAAACAAACTTCGTCTTGCCCGCCAGCCCCCCTTTTATTTTCGGAGAAAACCGCAGCATCTCCCAATCAATGATCGATGACGGTCCTGAAAACACGATCATGCTTCTGGAGATCAACGACGCGCACGCGGTCAATTGGACCGAACCAAAGGATTTCCTGCCCAAATCGACGATGCAGATGTCGCCGTACGTCGGCAAGTTACGCGTCGACGGCACCTTCGCTCTGTGGGCCAACGGTTTCCCAGTGCTCTTGGAAAAAAGTCTGAATGATCAGCAGCTCTTCCGCGCCATGAGCTACGAAAAAAGCGACGGACTACGTGCCAGGGATATTCACCGCGCGATCACCGTGGAAGAGTTTGAGGAAGATCCAGACCTGGACGACTCGCTTTCCGATCAAGATTTACAGCCCCAAGTCGCTGAAGCCGAGAGGGTTCCGGTCGGTGCGGATCTGCCGACAATGATCGACGATGTTACCATCGCCCGTGAACCCGTTCCGTCGGCGGTCCAATTAGGCGAAGCACAGGAAAAACTTCGGCGGATTTATAGCGATCAACTTGCCAAGGCGACGAAACCGGATCAGAAGGGAAAGCTTGCTGCCGAACTGATTGACACTGCAGCGGGCATGGATGCGGATCCCGCCGGAGCATTCGTTTTGCAGCGTGCGGCACTACGACTGGCGATCGAAGCAGCTGACGGCGACACCCTAATCGATGCCATTGACCAACGGGTCGCACGCTTCGAAGTCGACTCGTTTCGAGAAAATCTGAAATGGATTCAGGCTTTCGGCGAAGAGACCGCCAGTCGTGACGCAAGTACCGTCGACGGCGATGGCATGCTGAAGCGGGCCCTACCGGTGATCTACGCGGGCATTCGAGAGAACGAGTACATGTTCGCCAGTTCGGTCGCTCGGATCGCGAATCGATTTGCCGGAAACAATCGCGAAGACCAAATCTCTCGCTTGTTGACGCGGCTGAGGACACAACTCGGATCGGCCAAGCGGGAATACGAACAATCCGTCGATGACTTGCATCGGTTTCGGATCAACCCGGATGACGTCGCCGCAGGTGCCGCGTTCGGAAGCTTCCTGTGCTTCATCAAGGGCGACTGGAAAACCGGATTGCCCTTGGTCGCCGAGGGCAAAGGCGGCGATCTGGTCGAGGTTGCCAGAATGGACCTTCGCGGGGCGTCACGGACGACCGACCAAATCGCGATCGCCGACGCCTGGTGGGAACTCAGCCGTCGCGGCTCGGGCGCCTACCGCCAGGGCGCCGAGGATCGCGCCGTGATGTGGTACTCCCAGGCACTCGGTCGGCTCCCCGCATCACTCGATCGGATTCACGTCGAAAACCGATTGAAAGAAGCGGATGAAACCGATGGACGGAGCCCCATCGCGCTGTGTGTGCAGCTTGCCGATGAGCTGGGAGTTGATCTCAGTCAAAGCCTGACGTCCATCGCCGTCAAAGGCGGACGAGCGGCTCGGCACAACGAGGATGATTAA
- a CDS encoding 3-keto-disaccharide hydrolase codes for MLRPFLFGTLCLFVSVACFAEGPAVSAPPEPDGMPQLFNGEDLTGWDGDSRLWSVRDGVIHGETTKEVSTKGNTFLIWKDEVADFELRLSFRCTASNNSGIQYRSQRVATDKQATNQWVLRGYQHEIRNEEDLPSVPGFIYDEKGSRGRICLVGEKAVWNEDGKQVQGEPLISKAEFKELMKVDQWNDVVIIAKGNRIRHFLNGRLILDFTDKHPEKSFSKGFLGLQLHAGKPMWAEFKNVRLKNL; via the coding sequence ATGCTTCGCCCCTTCCTGTTCGGCACCCTTTGCCTGTTCGTTTCCGTCGCCTGTTTTGCCGAAGGGCCTGCGGTTTCGGCGCCGCCGGAGCCGGACGGGATGCCCCAGCTGTTCAACGGCGAGGACTTGACCGGATGGGATGGCGATTCACGGTTGTGGAGCGTTCGTGACGGCGTGATCCATGGTGAGACGACGAAAGAGGTTTCGACGAAGGGAAATACGTTCCTGATTTGGAAAGACGAAGTCGCCGATTTTGAGTTGCGTTTGTCGTTCCGCTGCACCGCGTCGAACAACTCGGGCATTCAATATCGATCGCAACGCGTCGCGACGGACAAGCAAGCCACCAACCAATGGGTGTTGCGTGGCTACCAACACGAGATCCGCAATGAGGAAGACTTGCCGAGCGTGCCGGGATTCATCTACGACGAAAAAGGCTCGCGCGGACGGATCTGTCTGGTCGGTGAAAAAGCGGTCTGGAACGAAGACGGCAAGCAGGTCCAAGGCGAACCGTTGATCAGCAAGGCGGAGTTCAAGGAGTTGATGAAAGTCGACCAGTGGAACGACGTCGTGATCATCGCCAAGGGCAACCGCATCCGGCACTTCCTCAACGGCCGACTGATCCTGGACTTCACCGACAAGCATCCCGAAAAGTCGTTCTCCAAAGGCTTCCTCGGGTTGCAACTGCACGCCGGCAAGCCGATGTGGGCCGAATTCAAAAACGTCCGCCTGAAAAACCTCTAG
- a CDS encoding porin, with protein sequence MKRKLLFSTLALLCFGGNALAGGPSADGNYHALYQAAPGASGQIAQVGCTDDVGCGCETPCDCDAGVCEPDCGADMIEYCDTGCDGGCDAGCGCGSAGLFDKLGQCDLGEPFALFGQCGNLSAGGWVQMGYHTDATPLFNSRPDEYQLHQAWLWAEKAIDTSCGFDIGGRIDYIYGTDSQDTQAFGIANNHWDNNWDNGPDYGHAMPQLYMEAGYGDLSVKVGHFYTIIGWEVVTAPDNFFYSHAYTMYNSEPFTHTGALATLAVSDDVEVYGGYTLGWDSGFEDNGDSFLGGVSLALNEDISLIYATVAGRFADKGGNTEKGYMHSIVADVALTDNVQYIFQSDFLDTENQNNQLARNTFGINQYLIYTLTDCLAAGARFEWYNVEGSVLNQTAGNESDIYALTMGVNYKPHANVIVRPEIRFDWDDDQIAGLDEGEEQTTFGIDTIFLF encoded by the coding sequence ATGAAACGTAAATTGTTATTCAGCACACTCGCGTTGTTGTGCTTTGGCGGAAACGCCCTGGCCGGTGGACCGTCTGCCGATGGAAATTACCACGCCCTGTACCAAGCCGCCCCCGGGGCCAGCGGGCAGATCGCCCAGGTCGGGTGCACCGATGACGTCGGTTGCGGTTGCGAAACACCGTGTGATTGTGATGCCGGAGTCTGCGAACCGGATTGCGGGGCAGACATGATCGAGTACTGTGACACCGGATGTGACGGCGGCTGCGATGCCGGTTGCGGCTGCGGCAGCGCCGGGCTGTTCGACAAACTCGGCCAGTGCGATCTGGGCGAACCCTTCGCCCTGTTCGGCCAGTGCGGCAACCTGTCCGCCGGCGGTTGGGTCCAAATGGGATACCACACCGACGCCACGCCGTTGTTCAACAGCCGTCCCGATGAATACCAACTGCACCAAGCCTGGTTGTGGGCGGAGAAAGCGATCGACACGTCCTGCGGATTCGATATCGGTGGTCGCATCGACTACATCTACGGTACCGATTCCCAAGACACCCAAGCGTTCGGAATCGCCAACAACCACTGGGACAATAATTGGGACAACGGCCCCGATTACGGGCACGCGATGCCGCAACTGTACATGGAAGCCGGTTACGGAGACCTGTCGGTCAAAGTCGGGCACTTCTACACCATCATCGGATGGGAAGTCGTGACCGCCCCGGACAACTTCTTCTACAGCCACGCGTACACGATGTACAACAGCGAGCCCTTCACCCACACCGGTGCCTTGGCGACCCTGGCCGTCAGCGACGATGTCGAAGTCTACGGCGGTTACACGCTGGGTTGGGACAGCGGCTTCGAAGACAACGGTGACTCGTTCTTGGGCGGCGTTTCGTTGGCTCTCAACGAAGACATCAGCCTGATCTACGCCACCGTCGCCGGCCGTTTCGCCGACAAGGGCGGCAACACCGAAAAGGGCTACATGCACTCGATCGTTGCCGATGTCGCGCTGACGGATAATGTTCAGTACATTTTCCAAAGTGACTTTCTGGACACCGAAAACCAGAACAACCAACTGGCGAGAAATACCTTTGGCATCAACCAGTACCTGATCTACACGCTGACCGATTGCCTGGCCGCCGGGGCGCGATTTGAGTGGTACAACGTCGAAGGCAGTGTGCTCAATCAAACCGCCGGAAACGAGTCTGACATCTACGCCCTGACCATGGGTGTCAACTACAAGCCGCACGCCAACGTGATCGTGCGTCCCGAAATCCGCTTCGACTGGGACGACGACCAAATCGCCGGCCTGGACGAAGGCGAAGAGCAAACGACCTTCGGGATCGACACGATCTTCTTGTTCTAA